One segment of Onychomys torridus chromosome 3, mOncTor1.1, whole genome shotgun sequence DNA contains the following:
- the LOC118579219 gene encoding translation machinery-associated protein 7-like yields MLGCEGGKKKPPKQPKKQAKEMDEEDKAFKQKQKEEQKKLGELKAKAAGKGLPAPGGIKKSGKK; encoded by the coding sequence ATGTTGGGCTGCGAAGGTGGCAAAAAGAAGCCCCCAAAACAGCCCAAGAAGCAGGCCAAGGAGATGGACGAGGAAGATAAGGCTTtcaagcagaaacagaaagaggagcaGAAGAAACTCGGGGAGCTAAAAGCCAAGGCCGCGGGCAAGGGACTCCCGGCCCCAGGTGGAATTAAGAAGTCTGGCAAAAAGTAA